The window GGACGTGCGGCAGCATCGTCGTCGGCGTCCAGGCGCGGATTTCGCGGATCGCCATGATGTCGACGCCCAGATATTGCTGGCCGATCTGGAAGGTAATGAGCTGGCGGGCCATGATGCCTGTCCCCCGATCAGATCAATGGATGACGCGGCGGATCGCCGAGTGGAGCTTTTCCGGATCGAAGGGCTTCACGATCCAGCCGGTCGCCCCGGCTTCGCGTGCACGCGCCTTCTTCTGGTCCGAACTTTCGGTGGTCAGCACCAGCACCGGCATGTCGCGATGCTTGGGGTTTTCCCGCAGCTTTTCGATCAGACCGAACCCGTCGAGGCGCGGCATGTTGATGTCGGTGATCATGATCGCGGGCTGATCGTTGGTCGCCAGCCATTCGAGCGCGGCGATGCCGTCTTCGGCCTCGCGCACCTCATAGCCGCGCTCGACCAGAGCGCTGCGCAGGAGCAGCCGCATGCTGGGGCTGTCATCGACGGTCAAAATCGTCTTGGGCATGCTTACCTCTGCTCTTCGGTCCAAGGCGTGGACCGTTTGATCCGGCTGTAAATTGGGAGAGTTAACGACTCGTTGAGTGGCCACGCTCCGATCAGAAGAATTCGACATCGTTTGCGCGGCGCGATGGCACGATCGGGCGCAGATCGGCAGGCGCATCGACCAACTGGCAGCGCACCTTTCCATCGACCGCGCGGAAATCGACACGCCGCGCGGCGACGCCGCCCAGATGGCTGCGGATCACGGGAATCCGATCGCGTTCCAGAAAGCCCTGCGCGAAGGCGATATTGCCCTGCCCGATCGCGGCGAGCCCTGCGTGAAGATTGGCCCCGCCATAAAGATGCGCACGCAGGCTCGATCGCGTCGCGCCGGCCAGCAGCATCGCGTTGACCAGCTGCTCCATCGCGAACAGGCCGTAACGTTCGTCGGCTGCGTCGCCATCGGACAGCAGGAAATGGTTCATGCCGCCA is drawn from Sphingomonas crocodyli and contains these coding sequences:
- a CDS encoding chemotaxis protein CheD, with the protein product MSQGTSRVSRDPTVVLTTVLGSCVACCLYDPRARIGGMNHFLLSDGDAADERYGLFAMEQLVNAMLLAGATRSSLRAHLYGGANLHAGLAAIGQGNIAFAQGFLERDRIPVIRSHLGGVAARRVDFRAVDGKVRCQLVDAPADLRPIVPSRRANDVEFF
- a CDS encoding response regulator → MPKTILTVDDSPSMRLLLRSALVERGYEVREAEDGIAALEWLATNDQPAIMITDINMPRLDGFGLIEKLRENPKHRDMPVLVLTTESSDQKKARAREAGATGWIVKPFDPEKLHSAIRRVIH